In a genomic window of Thiolapillus brandeum:
- the crp gene encoding cAMP-activated global transcriptional regulator CRP, translating into MSIVKPPPPPPAWLAPFLAHCHVHKYPVRKELMKPGDKADTLLYVLDGQLTVLLEDEDGKEIILAYANKGEFIGEMGMFVPQATRSVIIRTRTACEIAEISYTRMEALLENELKEHAKDFFYAVGKQLSERLLSTSRKVSHLAFYDVTGRVASTLLDLTRQPDAMTHPDGMQIRITRQEIGRIVGCSREMVGRVLKNLEAQGLISVKGKTMVIFGTR; encoded by the coding sequence ATGAGTATCGTCAAACCCCCACCGCCGCCGCCGGCATGGCTGGCGCCATTTCTTGCACACTGCCATGTTCACAAGTATCCCGTGCGCAAGGAACTGATGAAGCCTGGCGACAAGGCGGACACCCTGTTGTATGTCCTGGATGGGCAGTTGACTGTATTGCTGGAAGATGAGGACGGCAAGGAGATTATCCTTGCCTATGCCAACAAGGGTGAGTTCATTGGAGAGATGGGCATGTTCGTGCCCCAGGCTACGCGCTCAGTCATCATTCGCACCCGTACCGCCTGCGAAATCGCAGAGATCAGCTATACCCGCATGGAAGCCTTGCTGGAGAATGAGCTGAAGGAACATGCCAAGGATTTCTTCTATGCTGTGGGCAAGCAACTGTCCGAACGCCTCCTCAGTACCAGCCGCAAGGTCAGCCACCTGGCGTTTTACGATGTTACCGGAAGGGTGGCCAGTACCCTGCTGGATCTTACCCGGCAACCCGACGCCATGACCCATCCGGACGGCATGCAGATCCGCATCACCCGTCAGGAGATCGGGCGCATCGTGGGCTGCTCCCGGGAAATGGTGGGCCGGGTACTGAAGAACCTGGAGGCCCAGGGGCTGATCAGCGTCAAAGGCAAAACCATGGTGATTTTCGGCACCCGTTGA
- a CDS encoding anthranilate synthase component II has translation MLLMIDNYDSFTFNLVQYFGELGADVKVLRNDEIDIGGIEELRPDQLVISPGPCTPREAGVSVAAIEYFAGRIPILGVCLGHQSIGQAFGGRIVHAREIMHGKTSPVYHADTGVFSGLDNPFRATRYHSLVIDRNSLPDCLEITAWTEQDGEMDEIMGVRHRELDVQGVQFHPESILTEHGHDMLKNFLEGK, from the coding sequence ATGTTGCTGATGATCGACAACTACGACTCCTTCACCTTCAATCTGGTGCAGTATTTCGGTGAACTGGGTGCCGACGTGAAAGTGCTGCGCAATGATGAAATCGACATCGGGGGCATCGAGGAACTGCGACCGGATCAGCTGGTCATCTCTCCCGGCCCTTGCACTCCCAGGGAAGCCGGAGTGTCCGTGGCGGCCATCGAATACTTTGCCGGCAGGATTCCCATTCTGGGGGTCTGTCTGGGCCACCAGTCCATCGGCCAGGCTTTTGGCGGCAGGATCGTGCATGCCCGGGAGATCATGCACGGCAAGACTTCCCCCGTGTACCATGCCGACACCGGCGTGTTCAGCGGCCTGGACAATCCTTTCCGTGCCACCCGCTATCATTCCCTGGTCATCGACAGGAACAGCCTGCCGGACTGCCTGGAAATTACCGCCTGGACGGAGCAGGACGGGGAAATGGACGAGATCATGGGTGTGCGCCACCGGGAGCTGGACGTGCAGGGGGTGCAGTTCCACCCCGAGTCCATTCTCACCGAGCACGGGCATGACATGCTGAAGAATTTTCTCGAGGGCAAGTGA
- the trpD gene encoding anthranilate phosphoribosyltransferase, producing the protein MDMKQAIARVIEQDDLSADEMTAVMRSIMTGGATPAQIGGFLIGLRMKGETVTEITAAASVMRELASGVDIAGLDHSVDIVGTGGDASGTFNVSTASMFVAAAAGCHVAKHGNRSVSSKSGSADALEAAGIRLDLSPEQVAHCVREVGVGFMFAPGHHSAMKHAIGPRREMGVRTIFNVLGPLTNPAGVPNLLLGVFSQDLLEPLAEVLQRLGARHVLVVHSRDGLDEISIGDKTEVAELKDGAIRRYSIRPEEFGMERATLDRIQVADAGESLAMIRSVLEDHPGPARDIVILNAGAAIYAAGLADDLKGGVDKAQAAIASGEARNRLDKLIIVSQSFD; encoded by the coding sequence ATGGACATGAAACAAGCAATCGCCAGGGTCATCGAACAGGATGATCTGAGCGCCGATGAAATGACAGCCGTCATGCGCAGTATCATGACCGGCGGCGCCACCCCCGCGCAGATCGGTGGTTTTCTCATCGGTCTGCGCATGAAGGGCGAGACGGTGACGGAAATCACCGCCGCCGCCTCCGTCATGCGTGAGCTGGCTTCCGGCGTGGATATTGCCGGACTGGATCACAGTGTGGATATCGTAGGCACGGGTGGCGATGCCTCGGGCACCTTCAATGTCTCTACCGCCTCCATGTTCGTGGCTGCGGCGGCGGGCTGTCATGTGGCCAAGCATGGCAACCGCTCGGTCTCCAGCAAGTCCGGCAGCGCCGATGCCCTGGAAGCGGCGGGCATACGCCTGGATCTCAGTCCGGAGCAGGTGGCCCATTGCGTGCGTGAGGTGGGCGTGGGCTTCATGTTCGCCCCCGGCCATCACAGCGCCATGAAACACGCCATTGGTCCGCGCAGGGAAATGGGGGTGCGCACCATCTTCAATGTCCTGGGCCCCCTGACCAACCCTGCCGGAGTGCCCAACCTGCTTCTCGGGGTGTTCAGCCAGGATCTGCTGGAGCCTCTGGCGGAAGTCCTGCAACGCCTGGGCGCCCGTCATGTGCTGGTGGTGCACTCCAGAGACGGCCTGGATGAGATCAGCATCGGCGACAAGACTGAGGTCGCAGAGCTCAAGGACGGCGCCATCCGCCGCTATAGCATCCGCCCGGAAGAATTTGGTATGGAGCGGGCAACCCTGGACAGGATTCAGGTGGCGGACGCAGGAGAAAGCCTGGCCATGATCCGCTCGGTGCTGGAAGACCATCCTGGCCCGGCCCGGGACATCGTCATCCTGAATGCTGGCGCGGCCATTTATGCTGCGGGACTGGCAGATGATCTCAAGGGTGGCGTGGACAAGGCCCAAGCTGCCATCGCCAGTGGGGAAGCACGCAACCGCCTGGACAAGTTGATCATCGTGAGCCAGAGTTTCGACTGA
- the trpC gene encoding indole-3-glycerol phosphate synthase TrpC has translation MNDTPDILKKIIARKTEEIAMARRKVPEEALREQLSRASAPRGFVAALKDKIAAGQPGVIAEIKKASPSKGVLREDFRPADIARSYAQHGAACLSVLTDVDFFQGSPEYLKQARAACELPVIRKDFIVDPYQVFEARAMDADCILLIAACLDDDQLASLNQLAMDLGMDVLIEVHDEGELLRALKVDNPMVGINNRNLRTFEVSLQTSLDMLAQIPDDRLVITESGILQPEDVDLMRQHGVNGFLVGEAFMRADDPGTRLRELFSL, from the coding sequence ATGAACGATACCCCGGACATCCTCAAAAAGATCATTGCCCGAAAGACCGAGGAAATCGCCATGGCCCGCCGGAAGGTGCCGGAAGAGGCTTTGCGGGAGCAACTTTCCCGGGCTTCCGCGCCCCGGGGTTTCGTGGCTGCCCTGAAAGACAAAATTGCCGCAGGACAGCCGGGCGTGATTGCCGAGATCAAGAAGGCCTCACCATCCAAGGGAGTGCTGCGGGAGGATTTCCGGCCTGCGGATATCGCCCGCAGCTATGCGCAACATGGTGCGGCCTGCCTGTCCGTGCTCACGGACGTGGATTTCTTCCAGGGCAGCCCCGAATACCTGAAGCAGGCCCGGGCTGCCTGCGAACTCCCGGTGATCCGCAAGGACTTTATTGTCGATCCCTACCAGGTGTTCGAAGCCCGGGCCATGGATGCTGACTGTATTCTGCTCATTGCCGCCTGCCTGGACGATGATCAGCTGGCGTCACTGAATCAGCTGGCCATGGATCTGGGCATGGACGTGCTTATCGAAGTTCATGACGAGGGTGAGTTGCTTCGTGCGCTGAAAGTCGATAATCCCATGGTCGGCATCAACAACCGCAATTTGCGCACTTTCGAGGTCAGTCTGCAGACAAGCCTGGATATGTTGGCCCAGATTCCCGATGACAGGCTGGTCATCACCGAATCCGGCATTCTCCAGCCAGAGGATGTGGATCTTATGCGCCAACATGGGGTGAATGGCTTCCTGGTAGGTGAGGCCTTCATGCGTGCGGACGATCCCGGTACCCGCCTGAGGGAACTCTTCAGCCTGTAG